Proteins encoded by one window of Culicoides brevitarsis isolate CSIRO-B50_1 chromosome 2, AGI_CSIRO_Cbre_v1, whole genome shotgun sequence:
- the LOC134832452 gene encoding uncharacterized protein LOC134832452 isoform X2, producing MNRLKGLTITFLWYLVISSSVNFHFAECAKKSSSSPPPSSNHVEPVIEEVNAKQLERILLDKDYVAVFWYTRSCVTCDKVLAELEKIDDETDSFGVDFVKINDKRLAKQYGIKNFPALTYFREKEPIIYDGDLMNEESLLDFLTSLEAMDLPDRIEEVNGKILSKIVDDTEYIAVLFCKYAILFIVFQTEYHYFCVTYIDKSDCKKSAKALMELENIDDEADQLGIAFVKINDEELANEYNLGELPKLVYYRHQIPIIYENSLAREEDVLEWLIENKSTGDDDDAIEDISSGRTLQTLITNAERLVVYFYIKDDEKSETILNELENIDDDLDKHGVQLVKSDYNNALPAYGVKKVPALVYFEKQEPLVYSDNLEDEEEVLAWLQEQFGSEEIEDVTSEGLEELVKSGKSVLALYYDSNDKKSSKILDLLEDIDDDLEEMDVEFVKIDSHEELKGNKGHLKLVLYEKGIPQNYDGNIANKDAILKWVQEETNSDEIEDITDEMLDDIIDKMGHVAVLFYDKDQKKSKNVLAELENIDDECDQHDIAFVKIDDEGEAKEWGIDEFPTLVFYEDGIPHVYEGDLMKEESVLNWLIHQKKFEEIPEITDEMKDKLIETEEHLAVIFYDKEDKQDIRILNELENIDDELEKEGIVIVRMDDEDEAKEYGLDALPALVYFENHIPTIYEGDLMNEEEVLEWLINQKNSDTIEEVTDEILLDLINEHEYVAVYFSGACDEGDKCDKILDDLENIDDELDEAGILFVTTEDTTLIKRFNIKNPPQLVLFRNKEVLSYTGDLSDEDEVLAWLTDENTLEIPGKIEEVNTKMLDKILAENDYVVVFFYLDGDKKAHKILNELENIDDECEEKDISFVKTSDEGIDDEYDIQSMPALAFYRHKIRTMYTGNLMNEDEILQWVLDLYESKVDVIESVDRKTLQVLIRDNDHLAVLFYSDDDCDDCEQVLEDLETIDDDTDKHGILFVKSDDEKLAHDIGIFSFPSLVYYETSVPIMYDGKFTADDVLSWIIEQKTDESIDEVDRAELLELIDSQDFLAIVFYDENDEKAQITLRHIELIDDEASEYGIMIVKCTDKLMAKKYGYRDLPGISYFRKGKLINYDGDIDDEEELLDWLTNPDNMQLTDRIESVNKRMFQKIRQTSDYVAVFFYSEDCKQCAKVLTEIEHIDDEADASGINFVKIHDKDMAKEFGIFALPAIVFFKTGSKEPLIYAGDLYEEESILNWLLTQRNPSGDFIEDLEGAKLRSLIEESSSIAVYFYTDDCEQCAGILEKLENIDDDCDRHKITFVKTQDFAVAEYYGVTDFPVLLYFEDNVPNVYEGPLNEEEEVLQWLIQQKTEERIELITRVMLESMVDETQYLAVYFYKPNCNICDQILERLEQIDDECDVFGIHMVKIQDAQLAKRYSIKTFPGLVYFRNGNPLLFEGDLNNEQSVLEWLIDDSNRELADEIEEVNDRMLDRLMNESPLLCVFFYDEDCVECDAILEALELIDGEADQFGIDFVKIANVEAAHKYGVVNIPSLVYFRKQKPLLYDGDLLQHEKILSWLTSQDIFEIKNEIEEVNKKMLDKLLTENEFISVYFYEQDQEESAVVLQKLENIDSETDNLDITFVKMSDARYARKWGVAKLPALVYFRKRFPSIYRGDLHSEEDVLEWLRKNRFRQPELNIFMYIIIAIAIGFVIYTAFLLRCFKVPPTPPPVQPVKG from the exons ATACCAGAAGTTGTGTCACATGCGACAAAGTATTGGCTgagcttgaaaaaattgatgacgAGACTGATTCATTTGGTGTTGactttgtcaaaattaatgacaaaCGCTTGGCAAAACAATATGGAATCAAAAACTTTCCCGCTTTGACTTATTTTag agAAAAAGAGCCAATCATTTATGATGGTGACTTAATGAACGAGGAATCTCTTTTGGATTTCTTGACATCATTGGAAGCCATGGATTTACCTGACCGCATTGAAGAAGTTAATGGTAAAATATTGTCTAAAATTGTCGATGACACTGAATACATTGCTGTGCTATTTTGTAAGTATGCAATATTATTTATCGTTTTTCAAACTGAGTACCACTATTTTTGTGTAACATACATAGATAAATCTGACTGCAAGAAGAGCGCAAAAGCCTTGATGGAACTGGAAAACATTGACGACGAAGCAGACCAATTGGGAATCGCTTTCGTTAAAATCAATGATGAGGAATTGGCCAATGAATACAATTTGGGTGAATTGCCGAAATTAGTTTATTATCGCCATCAAATTCCTATCATTTACGAAA ATTCGTTGGCTCGCGAGGAAGATGTCTTAGAAtggttaattgaaaataaatctacaggagatgatgatgatgctatTGAAGATATTAGTAGTGGACGCACTCTCCAAACCCTGATAACAAACGCAGAAAGGCTTGTAGTTTACTTTT atattAAAGACGACGAGAAATCTGAAACAATTCTAAACGAACTTGAAAATATCGACGATGACTTGGACAAACACGGAGTTCAGTTAGTAAAATCAGATTACAACAATGCTTTGCCAGCTTATGGAGTAAAAAAG GTACCCGCCTtggtttattttgaaaaacaagagCCTCTTGTATACTCTGACAACTTGGAGGACGAAGAAGAAGTACTTGCATGGTTACAGGAACAATTTGGTAGTGAAGAGATTGAAGATGTAACAAGTGAAGGATTAGAAGAGTTAGTAAAGTCAGGAAAATCAGTGTTGGCCTTGTATT acgaTAGTAATGATAAAAAGTCTAGTAAAATTCTAGATTTGTTAGAAGATATTGATGATGATCTAGAGGAAATGGATGTGGAGTTTGTTAAGATTGATAGTCACGAGGAATTAAAGGGAAACAAAGGTCATCTCAAACTCGTTCTTTATGAAAAAGGAATCCCACAAAATTACGACGGAAATATTGCAAACAAAGATGCTATACTAAAATGGGTTCAAGAGGAAACAAATTCTGACGAGATCGAGGATATCACGGATGAAATGTTGGATGACATCATCGATAAAATGGGACATGTAgcagttttgtttt ATGACAAAGATCAGAAGAAATCCAAAAATGTCCTCGCTGAGTTAGAAAATATTGATGATGAATGTGATCAGCACGATATCGCCTTTGTTAAAATTGACGATGAAGGTGAAGCTAAAGAATGGGGAATAGATGAATTTCCAACTCTT GTCTTTTACGAAGATGGTATTCCACATGTTTATGAAGGTGACCTTATGAAAGAAGAATCAGTCCTTAACTGGCTGATTCACCagaaaaaattcgaagaaattcCTGAGATAACAGATGAAATGAAAGACAAATTGATTGAAACAGAGGAACATCTAGCTGTTATATTTt atgacAAAGAAGACAAACAAGATATCAGGATTTTGAATGAGCTAGAAAACATCGACGATGAATTAGAAAAAGAAGGCATTGTGATAGTTCGAATGGATGACGAAGATGAGGCAAAAGAATATGGTTTGGATGCTTTACCTGCTCTTGTTTACTTTGAGAACCATATTCCCACCATCTATGAAGGCGATTTGATGAACGAAGAAGAAGTTCTTGAATG gcttatcaatcaaaaaaattcagatacTATTGAAGAAGTCACCGACGAAATTCTCCTAGATTTGATCAATGAACACGAATATGTAGCCGTTTATTTTTCCGGAGCATGCGACGAAGGAGACaaatgcgataaaattttGGACGACTTAGAAAATATTGATGATGAACTCGACGAGGCaggaattttgtttgttacaaCTGAAGATACAA ctttaataaagagatttaatattaaaaacccACCTCAATTAGTCCTCTTCCGGAACAAGGAAGTTTTATCCTACACAGGAGATTTGAGTGACGAAGATGAAGTGTTGGCCTGGTTAACAGATGAAAACACTTTGGAAATACctggaaaaattgaagaagtcAACACAAAGATGTTGGATAAAATCTTAGCCGAAAACGATTATGTAGTTGTTTTCTTCT atCTTGATGGAGACAAAAAGGCGCATAAAATTCTCAATGAATTAGAAAACATTGATGATGAATGTGAAGAAAAAGATATTAGTTTTGTCAAAACATCGGATGAAGGAATCGATGATGAATATGATATTCAATCGATGCCAGCTCTTGCATTTTACAGACATAAAATCAGGACTATGTATACAGGAAATCTCATGAAtgaagatgaaattttacaaTGGGTTCTAGACTTGTATGAGTCAAAAGTCGATGTTATTGAGTCCGTTGACAGGAAAACATTACAAGTTCTTATCCGTGACAACGATCACTTGGCCGTATTATTCT attCGGATGACGATTGTGATGATTGTGAACAAGTATTGGAAGACTTAGAGACCATTGATGATGATACAGATAAACATGGTATCTTATTCGTTAAATCCGATGACGAAAAATTGGCTCACGATATTGGCATCTTTTCATTTCCATCCTTGGTATATTATGAAACGAGTGTACCAATAATGTACGACG GTAAATTCACTGCTGACGATGTTTTAAGTTGgattattgaacaaaaaacagATGAGAGCATCGATGAAGTGGATCGAGCAGAACTTCTGGAACTAATTGACTCACAAGATTTCCTTGCGATAGTATTCT ATGATGAAAATGACGAAAAGGCTCAAATTACGTTGAGACATATTGAACTTATTGACGATGAAGCTTCCGAATATGGAATAATGATTGTAAAATGCACAGACAAATTAATGGCAAAGAAATATGGCTATCGAGATCTTCCTGGAATATCTTATTTCCGAAAAg GCAAACTAATAAACTATGATGGAGACATAGATGACGAGGAAGAACTTCTCGACTGGTTAACAAATCCCGACAATATGCAGCTAACAGATCGAATCGAAAGCGTCAATAAAcgaatgtttcaaaaaatcagaCAAACCTCCGATTATGTTGCAGTTTTCTTTT ataGTGAAGACTGTAAGCAATGTGCAAAAGTTTTAACCGAAATTGAACACATAGACGACGAAGCAGATGCATCTggtattaattttgtaaaaatacatGACAAAGACATGGCAAAGGAATTTGGTATTTTTGCCCTACCCGCGattgtatttttcaaaacgGGATCAAAGGAACCTCTAATTTATGCAG GTGACCTTTATGAAGAAGAGTCTATCTTGAACTGGTTGCTCACTCAACGAAATCCATCCGGTGACTTTATTGAAGACTTGGAAGGGGCAAAACTACGATCCTTGATTGAAGAGTCCTCATCTATTGcggtttattttt ATACTGATGATTGTGAGCAGTGTGCCGGAATCTTGGAAAAACTAGaaaatattgatgatgatTGTGACCGACACAAAATTACGTTTGTAAAAACACAGGACTTTGCAGTGGCAGAATATTATGGAGTAACGGATTTTCCTGTTTTGCTATATTTCGAGGACAACGTTCCAAATGTCTACGAAGGACCACtcaatgaagaagaagaagtattACAATGGCTCATACAACAAAAGACTGAGGAACGGATTGAATTGATTACACGTGTAATGTTAGAAAGCATGGTGGACGAGACCCAATATCTTGCAGTATATTTCT ACAAGCCAAATTGTAACATTTGTGATCAAATCTTGGAGAGACTAGAGCAAATAGATGATGAGTGCGACGTTTTTGGCATTCATATGGTCAAGATTCAGGATGCTCAGTTAGCCAAGCGTTATTCTATCAAAACTTTCCCGGGGCTTGTTTATTTCAG aAATGGAAATCCACTTTTATTTGAAGGAGATTTAAACAATGAGCAGTCAGTTTTAGAATGGTTAATCGATGATTCCAACAGAGAACTTGCTGATGAAATCGAAGAAGTAAATGATCGTATGCTGGATCGCTTAATGAACGAGTCACCACTattatgtgtattttttt atgACGAAGACTGTGTCGAATGTGATGCTATTCTGGAAGCACTTGAATTGATTGATGGAGAAGCAGATCAATTTGGAATTGACTTTGTTAAAATTGCTAATGTAGAAGCTGCCCACAAATATGGTGTAGTAAACATTCCATCATTAGTCTATTTCAG AAAACAAAAACCATTGTTGTATGATGGAGATTTACttcaacatgaaaaaattctcagttGGTTGACATCACaagacatttttgaaataaagaaTGAAATAGAAGAAGTCAATAAGAAAATGCTCGATAAATTACTTACcgaaaatgaatttatatcTGTGTACTTTT ATGAACAAGATCAAGAAGAAAGTGCTgttgttttacaaaaattggaaaacaTCGATAGTGAAACAGACAATTTAGATAtaacttttgtaaaaatgtctGATGCTAGGTATGCTCGAAAATGGGGTGTTGCTAAGCTTCCGGCACTAGTATACTTTAGAAAACGTTTTCCAAGTATATATAGag GTGACCTTCACTCGGAAGAAGATGTTCTAGAATGGTTACGTAAGAACAGATTTAGACAACCAGAGCTCAATATTTTCATGTACATTATCATCGCAATAGCTATAGGGTTCGTTATTTATACAGCATTCTTATTACGCTGTTTCAAAGTGCCACCAACACCTCCACCGGTCCAACCAGTTAAAGGATAA
- the LOC134832452 gene encoding uncharacterized protein LOC134832452 isoform X3 has protein sequence MNRLKGLTITFLWYLVISSSVNFHFAECAKKSSSSPPPSSNHVEPVIEEVNAKQLERILLDKDYVAVFWYTRSCVTCDKVLAELEKIDDETDSFGVDFVKINDKRLAKQYGIKNFPALTYFREKEPIIYDGDLMNEESLLDFLTSLEAMDLPDRIEEVNGKILSKIVDDTEYIAVLFYKSDCKKSAKALMELENIDDEADQLGIAFVKINDEELANEYNLGELPKLVYYRHQIPIIYENSLAREEDVLEWLIENKSTGDDDDAIEDISSGRTLQTLITNAERLVVYFYIKDDEKSETILNELENIDDDLDKHGVQLVKSDYNNALPAYGVKKVPALVYFEKQEPLVYSDNLEDEEEVLAWLQEQFGSEEIEDVTSEGLEELVKSGKSVLALYYDSNDKKSSKILDLLEDIDDDLEEMDVEFVKIDSHEELKGNKGHLKLVLYEKGIPQNYDGNIANKDAILKWVQEETNSDEIEDITDEMLDDIIDKMGHVAVLFYDKDQKKSKNVLAELENIDDECDQHDIAFVKIDDEGEAKEWGIDEFPTLVFYEDGIPHVYEGDLMKEESVLNWLIHQKKFEEIPEITDEMKDKLIETEEHLAVIFYDKEDKQDIRILNELENIDDELEKEGIVIVRMDDEDEAKEYGLDALPALVYFENHIPTIYEGDLMNEEEVLEWLINQKNSDTIEEVTDEILLDLINEHEYVAVYFSGACDEGDKCDKILDDLENIDDELDEAGILFVTTEDTTLIKRFNIKNPPQLVLFRNKEVLSYTGDLSDEDEVLAWLTDENTLEIPGKIEEVNTKMLDKILAENDYVVVFFYLDGDKKAHKILNELENIDDECEEKDISFVKTSDEGIDDEYDIQSMPALAFYRHKIRTMYTGNLMNEDEILQWVLDLYESKVDVIESVDRKTLQVLIRDNDHLAVLFYSDDDCDDCEQVLEDLETIDDDTDKHGILFVKSDDEKLAHDIGIFSFPSLVYYETSVPIMYDGKFTADDVLSWIIEQKTDESIDEVDRAELLELIDSQDFLAIVFYDENDEKAQITLRHIELIDDEASEYGIMIVKCTDKLMAKKYGYRDLPGISYFRKGKLINYDGDIDDEEELLDWLTNPDNMQLTDRIESVNKRMFQKIRQTSDYVAVFFYSEDCKQCAKVLTEIEHIDDEADASGINFVKIHDKDMAKEFGIFALPAIVFFKTGSKEPLIYAGDLYEEESILNWLLTQRNPSGDFIEDLEGAKLRSLIEESSSIAVYFYTDDCEQCAGILEKLENIDDDCDRHKITFVKTQDFAVAEYYGVTDFPVLLYFEDNVPNVYEGPLNEEEEVLQWLIQQKTEERIELITRVMLESMVDETQYLAVYFYKPNCNICDQILERLEQIDDECDVFGIHMVKIQDAQLAKRYSIKTFPGLVYFRNGNPLLFEGDLNNEQSVLEWLIDDSNRELADEIEEVNDRMLDRLMNESPLLCVFFYDEDCVECDAILEALELIDGEADQFGIDFVKIANVEAAHKYGVVNIPSLVYFRKQKPLLYDGDLLQHEKILSWLTSQDIFEIKNEIEEVNKKMLDKLLTENEFISVYFYEQDQEESAVVLQKLENIDSETDNLDITFVKMSDARYARKWGVAKLPALVYFRKRFPSIYRGDLHSEEDVLEWLRKNRFRQPELNIFMYIIIAIAIGFVIYTAFLLRCFKVPPTPPPVQPVKG, from the exons ATACCAGAAGTTGTGTCACATGCGACAAAGTATTGGCTgagcttgaaaaaattgatgacgAGACTGATTCATTTGGTGTTGactttgtcaaaattaatgacaaaCGCTTGGCAAAACAATATGGAATCAAAAACTTTCCCGCTTTGACTTATTTTag agAAAAAGAGCCAATCATTTATGATGGTGACTTAATGAACGAGGAATCTCTTTTGGATTTCTTGACATCATTGGAAGCCATGGATTTACCTGACCGCATTGAAGAAGTTAATGGTAAAATATTGTCTAAAATTGTCGATGACACTGAATACATTGCTGTGCTATTTT ATAAATCTGACTGCAAGAAGAGCGCAAAAGCCTTGATGGAACTGGAAAACATTGACGACGAAGCAGACCAATTGGGAATCGCTTTCGTTAAAATCAATGATGAGGAATTGGCCAATGAATACAATTTGGGTGAATTGCCGAAATTAGTTTATTATCGCCATCAAATTCCTATCATTTACGAAA ATTCGTTGGCTCGCGAGGAAGATGTCTTAGAAtggttaattgaaaataaatctacaggagatgatgatgatgctatTGAAGATATTAGTAGTGGACGCACTCTCCAAACCCTGATAACAAACGCAGAAAGGCTTGTAGTTTACTTTT atattAAAGACGACGAGAAATCTGAAACAATTCTAAACGAACTTGAAAATATCGACGATGACTTGGACAAACACGGAGTTCAGTTAGTAAAATCAGATTACAACAATGCTTTGCCAGCTTATGGAGTAAAAAAG GTACCCGCCTtggtttattttgaaaaacaagagCCTCTTGTATACTCTGACAACTTGGAGGACGAAGAAGAAGTACTTGCATGGTTACAGGAACAATTTGGTAGTGAAGAGATTGAAGATGTAACAAGTGAAGGATTAGAAGAGTTAGTAAAGTCAGGAAAATCAGTGTTGGCCTTGTATT acgaTAGTAATGATAAAAAGTCTAGTAAAATTCTAGATTTGTTAGAAGATATTGATGATGATCTAGAGGAAATGGATGTGGAGTTTGTTAAGATTGATAGTCACGAGGAATTAAAGGGAAACAAAGGTCATCTCAAACTCGTTCTTTATGAAAAAGGAATCCCACAAAATTACGACGGAAATATTGCAAACAAAGATGCTATACTAAAATGGGTTCAAGAGGAAACAAATTCTGACGAGATCGAGGATATCACGGATGAAATGTTGGATGACATCATCGATAAAATGGGACATGTAgcagttttgtttt ATGACAAAGATCAGAAGAAATCCAAAAATGTCCTCGCTGAGTTAGAAAATATTGATGATGAATGTGATCAGCACGATATCGCCTTTGTTAAAATTGACGATGAAGGTGAAGCTAAAGAATGGGGAATAGATGAATTTCCAACTCTT GTCTTTTACGAAGATGGTATTCCACATGTTTATGAAGGTGACCTTATGAAAGAAGAATCAGTCCTTAACTGGCTGATTCACCagaaaaaattcgaagaaattcCTGAGATAACAGATGAAATGAAAGACAAATTGATTGAAACAGAGGAACATCTAGCTGTTATATTTt atgacAAAGAAGACAAACAAGATATCAGGATTTTGAATGAGCTAGAAAACATCGACGATGAATTAGAAAAAGAAGGCATTGTGATAGTTCGAATGGATGACGAAGATGAGGCAAAAGAATATGGTTTGGATGCTTTACCTGCTCTTGTTTACTTTGAGAACCATATTCCCACCATCTATGAAGGCGATTTGATGAACGAAGAAGAAGTTCTTGAATG gcttatcaatcaaaaaaattcagatacTATTGAAGAAGTCACCGACGAAATTCTCCTAGATTTGATCAATGAACACGAATATGTAGCCGTTTATTTTTCCGGAGCATGCGACGAAGGAGACaaatgcgataaaattttGGACGACTTAGAAAATATTGATGATGAACTCGACGAGGCaggaattttgtttgttacaaCTGAAGATACAA ctttaataaagagatttaatattaaaaacccACCTCAATTAGTCCTCTTCCGGAACAAGGAAGTTTTATCCTACACAGGAGATTTGAGTGACGAAGATGAAGTGTTGGCCTGGTTAACAGATGAAAACACTTTGGAAATACctggaaaaattgaagaagtcAACACAAAGATGTTGGATAAAATCTTAGCCGAAAACGATTATGTAGTTGTTTTCTTCT atCTTGATGGAGACAAAAAGGCGCATAAAATTCTCAATGAATTAGAAAACATTGATGATGAATGTGAAGAAAAAGATATTAGTTTTGTCAAAACATCGGATGAAGGAATCGATGATGAATATGATATTCAATCGATGCCAGCTCTTGCATTTTACAGACATAAAATCAGGACTATGTATACAGGAAATCTCATGAAtgaagatgaaattttacaaTGGGTTCTAGACTTGTATGAGTCAAAAGTCGATGTTATTGAGTCCGTTGACAGGAAAACATTACAAGTTCTTATCCGTGACAACGATCACTTGGCCGTATTATTCT attCGGATGACGATTGTGATGATTGTGAACAAGTATTGGAAGACTTAGAGACCATTGATGATGATACAGATAAACATGGTATCTTATTCGTTAAATCCGATGACGAAAAATTGGCTCACGATATTGGCATCTTTTCATTTCCATCCTTGGTATATTATGAAACGAGTGTACCAATAATGTACGACG GTAAATTCACTGCTGACGATGTTTTAAGTTGgattattgaacaaaaaacagATGAGAGCATCGATGAAGTGGATCGAGCAGAACTTCTGGAACTAATTGACTCACAAGATTTCCTTGCGATAGTATTCT ATGATGAAAATGACGAAAAGGCTCAAATTACGTTGAGACATATTGAACTTATTGACGATGAAGCTTCCGAATATGGAATAATGATTGTAAAATGCACAGACAAATTAATGGCAAAGAAATATGGCTATCGAGATCTTCCTGGAATATCTTATTTCCGAAAAg GCAAACTAATAAACTATGATGGAGACATAGATGACGAGGAAGAACTTCTCGACTGGTTAACAAATCCCGACAATATGCAGCTAACAGATCGAATCGAAAGCGTCAATAAAcgaatgtttcaaaaaatcagaCAAACCTCCGATTATGTTGCAGTTTTCTTTT ataGTGAAGACTGTAAGCAATGTGCAAAAGTTTTAACCGAAATTGAACACATAGACGACGAAGCAGATGCATCTggtattaattttgtaaaaatacatGACAAAGACATGGCAAAGGAATTTGGTATTTTTGCCCTACCCGCGattgtatttttcaaaacgGGATCAAAGGAACCTCTAATTTATGCAG GTGACCTTTATGAAGAAGAGTCTATCTTGAACTGGTTGCTCACTCAACGAAATCCATCCGGTGACTTTATTGAAGACTTGGAAGGGGCAAAACTACGATCCTTGATTGAAGAGTCCTCATCTATTGcggtttattttt ATACTGATGATTGTGAGCAGTGTGCCGGAATCTTGGAAAAACTAGaaaatattgatgatgatTGTGACCGACACAAAATTACGTTTGTAAAAACACAGGACTTTGCAGTGGCAGAATATTATGGAGTAACGGATTTTCCTGTTTTGCTATATTTCGAGGACAACGTTCCAAATGTCTACGAAGGACCACtcaatgaagaagaagaagtattACAATGGCTCATACAACAAAAGACTGAGGAACGGATTGAATTGATTACACGTGTAATGTTAGAAAGCATGGTGGACGAGACCCAATATCTTGCAGTATATTTCT ACAAGCCAAATTGTAACATTTGTGATCAAATCTTGGAGAGACTAGAGCAAATAGATGATGAGTGCGACGTTTTTGGCATTCATATGGTCAAGATTCAGGATGCTCAGTTAGCCAAGCGTTATTCTATCAAAACTTTCCCGGGGCTTGTTTATTTCAG aAATGGAAATCCACTTTTATTTGAAGGAGATTTAAACAATGAGCAGTCAGTTTTAGAATGGTTAATCGATGATTCCAACAGAGAACTTGCTGATGAAATCGAAGAAGTAAATGATCGTATGCTGGATCGCTTAATGAACGAGTCACCACTattatgtgtattttttt atgACGAAGACTGTGTCGAATGTGATGCTATTCTGGAAGCACTTGAATTGATTGATGGAGAAGCAGATCAATTTGGAATTGACTTTGTTAAAATTGCTAATGTAGAAGCTGCCCACAAATATGGTGTAGTAAACATTCCATCATTAGTCTATTTCAG AAAACAAAAACCATTGTTGTATGATGGAGATTTACttcaacatgaaaaaattctcagttGGTTGACATCACaagacatttttgaaataaagaaTGAAATAGAAGAAGTCAATAAGAAAATGCTCGATAAATTACTTACcgaaaatgaatttatatcTGTGTACTTTT ATGAACAAGATCAAGAAGAAAGTGCTgttgttttacaaaaattggaaaacaTCGATAGTGAAACAGACAATTTAGATAtaacttttgtaaaaatgtctGATGCTAGGTATGCTCGAAAATGGGGTGTTGCTAAGCTTCCGGCACTAGTATACTTTAGAAAACGTTTTCCAAGTATATATAGag GTGACCTTCACTCGGAAGAAGATGTTCTAGAATGGTTACGTAAGAACAGATTTAGACAACCAGAGCTCAATATTTTCATGTACATTATCATCGCAATAGCTATAGGGTTCGTTATTTATACAGCATTCTTATTACGCTGTTTCAAAGTGCCACCAACACCTCCACCGGTCCAACCAGTTAAAGGATAA